The following are encoded together in the Salinibacterium sp. UTAS2018 genome:
- the nusA gene encoding transcription termination factor NusA, translated as MDIDLSVLRMMEREREIPFEELVLIIEQAILSAYLKHVEAPEGKAVEVQPTARVVLDRKTGHVSVWVPEYDEEGAVIGEAEDSPSDFGRIAAFAAKQVINQRLRDIGDDKVLGEFKGREGDIVAGVIQQGPNPRMIHVDLGTVEALMPPEEQVPTEEYTHGARIRVYVTAVNKGDKGPQITVSRTHPSLVRKLFALEVPEIASGLVEITSVAREAGHRTKMAVRATEAGINAKGSCIGELGQRVRAVTAELNSEKIDIVDYSENLAQFVANALSPAKVSSSYVIDEATKAVRALVPDYQLSLAIGKEGQNARLAAKLTGARIDIQPDSILDED; from the coding sequence ATGGATATCGACTTGAGCGTGCTGCGCATGATGGAGCGCGAGCGAGAGATACCGTTCGAAGAACTGGTGCTGATCATTGAGCAGGCGATTTTGAGCGCCTATCTCAAGCACGTTGAGGCTCCCGAAGGTAAGGCTGTAGAAGTGCAGCCAACCGCTCGTGTTGTGCTCGACCGCAAAACCGGCCACGTCAGTGTCTGGGTCCCTGAGTACGACGAAGAGGGTGCGGTTATTGGCGAGGCTGAAGACAGCCCCAGTGATTTCGGACGTATTGCTGCGTTCGCAGCAAAACAGGTCATCAACCAGCGTTTGCGCGACATTGGTGACGACAAGGTCCTTGGTGAATTCAAGGGTCGCGAGGGTGACATTGTTGCCGGCGTCATTCAGCAGGGCCCCAACCCGCGCATGATTCACGTTGATCTCGGAACAGTGGAAGCTCTCATGCCTCCCGAAGAGCAAGTTCCCACCGAGGAGTACACTCACGGTGCGCGCATCCGGGTGTACGTCACCGCCGTGAATAAGGGTGACAAGGGGCCGCAGATTACGGTCAGCCGAACGCACCCTTCGCTCGTTCGCAAGTTGTTCGCGCTTGAGGTCCCTGAGATTGCCAGCGGTTTGGTAGAAATCACCTCGGTTGCTCGCGAAGCCGGGCACCGCACCAAGATGGCCGTGCGTGCCACCGAAGCGGGCATCAACGCTAAGGGTTCGTGTATCGGTGAACTCGGTCAGCGTGTTCGCGCCGTCACCGCTGAGCTCAACAGCGAGAAGATCGATATCGTCGACTACTCCGAGAACCTCGCTCAGTTTGTTGCGAACGCGCTCTCTCCCGCCAAGGTATCGAGCTCCTACGTAATCGACGAGGCCACCAAGGCCGTTCGTGCACTGGTACCGGACTACCAGTTGTCGCTTGCGATCGGTAAGGAAGGGCAGAACGCCCGCCTTGCTGCCAAGCTCACGGGTGCTCGCATCGACATCCAGCCCGACTCCATTCTCGACGAAGATTAA
- a CDS encoding YlxR family protein, translating into MDAVRTCVGCRASASRTSLLRVVASHGAVVADQSATLPGRGAWLHPTTSCFDSAVKRRAFARALKVEPPLDTGALLSVLAEYEAGHQPMSPNEQAD; encoded by the coding sequence ATGGATGCAGTAAGAACGTGTGTTGGTTGTCGCGCAAGCGCCAGCAGAACCTCGTTACTGAGAGTTGTCGCATCTCACGGTGCGGTGGTGGCCGACCAATCGGCCACACTTCCGGGTCGCGGTGCGTGGCTTCATCCCACAACTTCGTGTTTTGATTCTGCGGTTAAACGCAGGGCTTTTGCGCGTGCGTTGAAGGTTGAACCACCGCTAGATACCGGAGCACTTCTTTCAGTGTTAGCTGAATATGAGGCGGGACATCAACCGATGTCCCCTAACGAACAGGCTGATTGA